From the genome of Sphingobacterium sp. UGAL515B_05:
CTATGAGCAGGAAGATTTAGCAATCTTAAGCGATGCGGCGACGTCATTAGGTTTTGAGTTTATCTCCAATAAAGTTTTAAATAATTGGTGTGCAGCCAAGTTTGTGAAGCGATAATTTAGCTATGCGGATTCATTTTATAGCAATAGGTGGTAGTGTGATGCATAACCTTGCTATTTCATTGGCAAAACAAGGGCATCAAGTGACAGGTTCTGACGATCAGATCGTAGAGCCTTCCCGTTCCCATTTGATTGAAGCAGGCTTGCTTCCCAATCAATTGGGCTGGTTTGCGGAAAAAGTGACGGAGGATATTGATGCTGTGATCTTGGGTGCTCATGCCCAGGCAGATAATCCTGAATTAAAGCGAGCACAGGAATTAGGTCTTAAAATTTATTCTTTTCCAGAATTTATACAAGAGCTTTCACAGGATAAAATCCGGGTGGTTATCGCTGGAAGTTACGGTAAGACAACCATAACGAGCATGGTGATGCACGTTATGCGATTTCTAGGAAAAGAATTTGACTATTTGGTAGGGGCTCAATTAAGGGGCTTTGATAAGTTGGTCGATATTACTAAGCATAATAAGATTATTATTATCGAAGGAGATGAATATGTTTCATCCAAGATTGATCCGAAGTCTAAGTTTTTGTATTATAAACCGAATATAGCCTTAATTTCGGGTATTGTATGGAACGAGTTTAACTCGAAGATATCACAAGAGGAATATATTAAACAATTTGAAGATTTTATTGACTCAATTCCGCCTAAAGGTACCTTAATTTATAATAAGGAAGATGTTGTGTTACAGAAGGTTCTCCAAGATACGAAAGATTGTAAGATCAATAGACATGGCTATAAGATTCCTGATTATACAATTAATAAGGGGG
Proteins encoded in this window:
- a CDS encoding Mur ligase domain-containing protein → MRIHFIAIGGSVMHNLAISLAKQGHQVTGSDDQIVEPSRSHLIEAGLLPNQLGWFAEKVTEDIDAVILGAHAQADNPELKRAQELGLKIYSFPEFIQELSQDKIRVVIAGSYGKTTITSMVMHVMRFLGKEFDYLVGAQLRGFDKLVDITKHNKIIIIEGDEYVSSKIDPKSKFLYYKPNIALISGIVWNEFNSKISQEEYIKQFEDFIDSIPPKGTLIYNKEDVVLQKVLQDTKDCKINRHGYKIPDYTINKGVTYINTPDGDVPLQVFGKHNLSNIAGAYTICEWLGIKKKEFFEAIKSFNTSIRYLEFVASSEGSVVYQDYACNADKVKSSIHAVKEQFPNQKLVTIIELNSYDSLDSSFLLQYANSMKESDVSVVYVNINSCKELNKDIESVPNNIKDNFNNPDLEVVVSLDGLYSFLDGVKSKGYNLLLMSLNNYNGVNLSVLADRFFRDF